From Halomarina salina, the proteins below share one genomic window:
- a CDS encoding MBL fold metallo-hydrolase yields MHNTDIEASEVARRIADEDSEDLFVLDVRNEDDYEEWPIPESRNLPIYDELLDHDFSGLEAHLEDLPEDEEIAVVCVGGITSARAAEFLRDEGFDAKSIPDGMNAWGRVHREYEPAAVDGVVQVVRPGTGCVSYLVHDDGEAVVVDPSQYVDRYLNAVDERDLEIVGVADTHAHADHVSGARRLAGELDVPYYLHGEDTGDLGGTTELADGDTIPVGNRELDVSHTPGHTPGSVSFEYGDALLSGDTLFLRSVGRPDLEDGGEDAIREASDRLFDSLDDLTDRSDDTVVLPGHFSDEEVRPLATDLGDLLAESTNELLSYVEDGDEEAFVETIVESLADEPANYNEIKQINWGKEQPGSDVESLELGPNNCAAN; encoded by the coding sequence ATGCACAATACAGACATCGAAGCATCCGAGGTCGCGCGCCGTATCGCCGACGAGGACAGCGAGGACCTGTTCGTCCTCGACGTGCGCAACGAGGACGACTACGAGGAGTGGCCGATCCCCGAGAGCAGGAACCTCCCGATCTACGACGAACTGCTCGACCACGACTTCTCCGGACTGGAGGCACACCTCGAGGACCTCCCCGAGGACGAGGAGATCGCCGTGGTCTGTGTTGGCGGCATCACCTCCGCCCGTGCCGCCGAGTTCCTCCGCGACGAGGGCTTCGACGCGAAGTCCATCCCCGACGGGATGAACGCCTGGGGACGGGTCCACCGCGAGTACGAACCCGCCGCCGTCGACGGCGTCGTGCAGGTCGTCCGTCCCGGGACCGGGTGCGTCTCGTACCTCGTCCACGACGACGGTGAGGCCGTGGTCGTCGACCCCTCACAGTACGTAGACCGGTACCTGAACGCCGTCGACGAGCGCGACCTGGAGATCGTCGGCGTCGCGGACACCCACGCGCACGCGGACCACGTCTCGGGTGCACGACGCCTCGCCGGGGAACTCGACGTCCCCTACTACCTCCACGGCGAGGACACCGGCGACCTCGGCGGGACGACCGAGCTAGCGGACGGCGACACGATTCCGGTCGGGAACCGCGAACTCGACGTCAGCCACACGCCCGGCCACACCCCCGGCAGCGTCTCCTTCGAGTACGGCGACGCCCTGCTCTCGGGTGACACGCTGTTCCTCCGGAGCGTCGGCCGCCCCGACCTGGAGGACGGCGGCGAGGACGCGATTCGCGAGGCGTCCGACCGCCTGTTCGACAGCCTCGACGACCTCACCGACCGCTCCGACGACACGGTCGTCCTCCCCGGCCACTTCAGCGACGAGGAGGTGCGACCGCTCGCGACCGACCTCGGCGACCTGCTGGCCGAGTCCACCAACGAACTGCTGAGCTACGTCGAAGATGGCGACGAGGAGGCGTTCGTCGAGACCATCGTCGAGAGCCTCGCCGACGAACCGGCGAACTACAACGAGATCAAGCAGATCAACTGGGGCAAGGAGCAACCCGGGAGCGACGTCGAGTCGCTCGAACTCGGCCCGAACAACTGCGCCGCGAACTGA
- a CDS encoding orc1/cdc6 family replication initiation protein, translating to MADDPSTLSDFDDRFEDPAEDPLFSLDENTGRVDIFSRKELLKVGHVPESTRIVGRDDEIEAVAAELRPIVHADPPNNVMIYGKTGTGKSLVARHVTERARAAAENNGVSVGTVYVDCAQHNTQTRVARTVTRTLNETDVTDFNIPRTGIGSGEYYDYLWEILNAAFDAAIIILDEVDRLDDDDILMQLTRARESGKADCHLGVVAVSNKIEYRNQLNERVKSSLREEEFVFQPYDANQLREIMEHRRDAFHDDVLSSDVIPLTAAVAAQEHGDARKAIEILRHAGELAERANVSTVTEDHVRDAQEWAEVDRFEELLRGSTTQVKFILYSLAVLTEENPDMDGFSTSRIYERYQATTNETNATALSEHRVYELLKEQAFLGVVESTRTGGGRGQGSYLEHRLVQDTGIVLKSVLRDNRLKDLA from the coding sequence ATGGCCGACGACCCCTCAACGCTCTCGGACTTCGACGACCGGTTCGAGGACCCCGCGGAAGACCCCCTGTTCAGCCTCGACGAGAACACGGGCCGGGTCGACATCTTCTCGCGGAAGGAACTCCTGAAGGTCGGACACGTCCCCGAGAGCACGCGTATCGTCGGTCGAGACGACGAGATAGAGGCCGTCGCGGCCGAACTGCGGCCGATCGTCCACGCCGACCCGCCGAACAACGTCATGATCTACGGGAAGACGGGGACCGGGAAGTCCCTCGTCGCACGGCACGTCACCGAGCGCGCGCGCGCCGCGGCGGAGAACAACGGGGTCTCGGTCGGAACCGTCTACGTCGACTGCGCACAGCACAACACGCAGACGCGCGTCGCGCGGACGGTCACGCGGACGCTCAACGAGACGGACGTCACCGACTTCAACATCCCGCGGACCGGTATCGGGAGCGGCGAGTACTACGACTACCTCTGGGAGATACTCAACGCGGCGTTCGACGCGGCGATCATCATCCTCGACGAGGTCGACCGGTTGGACGACGACGACATCCTGATGCAGCTCACGCGCGCCCGCGAGTCGGGGAAGGCCGACTGTCACCTCGGCGTCGTCGCCGTGAGCAACAAGATCGAGTACCGCAACCAGCTGAACGAACGCGTCAAGTCGAGCCTCAGGGAGGAGGAGTTCGTCTTCCAGCCCTACGACGCGAATCAGCTCCGCGAGATAATGGAACACCGGCGCGACGCGTTCCACGACGACGTTCTCTCCAGCGACGTCATCCCGCTCACCGCGGCCGTCGCCGCACAGGAACACGGCGACGCCCGCAAAGCCATCGAGATACTGCGTCACGCGGGCGAACTCGCCGAACGGGCGAACGTCTCCACGGTGACGGAGGACCACGTCCGCGACGCCCAGGAGTGGGCGGAGGTCGACCGGTTCGAGGAGCTCCTTCGCGGGTCGACGACGCAGGTGAAGTTCATACTGTACTCGCTGGCGGTGCTGACCGAGGAGAACCCCGATATGGACGGGTTCTCGACCAGCCGCATCTACGAACGGTACCAGGCGACCACGAACGAGACGAACGCGACTGCCCTCAGCGAGCACCGGGTGTACGAACTGCTCAAGGAACAGGCGTTTCTCGGCGTCGTCGAGTCGACGCGGACCGGCGGTGGTCGGGGCCAGGGGAGTTACCTCGAACACCGACTCGTGCAGGACACCGGCATCGTCCTCAAATCCGTCCTGCGAGACAACCGGCTGAAGGACCTCGCCTGA
- a CDS encoding DsrE/DsrF/DrsH-like family protein — protein MSTDTPDSSETETPVDSNEDPEDLTPAELADEVETLREEMADLRAEVGDDQQSMVIVATKGSLDMAYPPLILASTAAAFGWDVTVFHTFWGLDILHEEKSKELKLSAVGNPSMPMPNALAALPGMDSVATRMMNRKIADNNTATIEELVDVSLDQGVDLQACQMTIELMDYDEDEFYDGVTTGVGAATALQRMADADIQLLV, from the coding sequence ATGAGCACGGACACACCCGACAGTTCGGAGACGGAGACGCCCGTCGACTCGAACGAGGACCCCGAGGACCTGACGCCGGCGGAACTGGCCGACGAGGTCGAAACGCTCCGCGAGGAGATGGCCGACCTCAGAGCGGAGGTGGGCGACGACCAGCAGTCGATGGTCATCGTCGCGACGAAGGGGAGCCTCGACATGGCGTACCCACCGCTCATCCTCGCGTCGACGGCGGCCGCGTTCGGCTGGGACGTCACCGTGTTCCACACCTTCTGGGGGCTCGACATCCTCCACGAGGAGAAGTCGAAGGAGCTCAAGCTCTCGGCGGTCGGGAACCCGAGCATGCCGATGCCGAACGCGCTGGCCGCGTTGCCGGGCATGGACTCGGTGGCGACGCGAATGATGAACCGGAAGATCGCCGACAACAACACCGCGACCATCGAGGAACTCGTCGACGTCTCGCTCGACCAGGGGGTCGACCTCCAGGCGTGCCAGATGACCATCGAGCTGATGGACTACGACGAGGACGAGTTCTACGACGGGGTCACGACCGGGGTCGGCGCGGCCACCGCGCTCCAGCGGATGGCCGACGCCGACATCCAGCTGCTGGTCTGA
- a CDS encoding sulfurtransferase TusA family protein: protein MSSEYTVTETLDVKGESCPMPVVKTKGAIDGLSQGDVLQVLATDSGSVSDIAGWAETTNGVELLDQGEDGDVFEHYVRKTE from the coding sequence ATGAGTTCGGAATACACAGTCACAGAGACGCTCGACGTGAAAGGCGAATCGTGCCCGATGCCGGTCGTGAAGACGAAAGGCGCAATCGACGGTCTCAGCCAGGGCGACGTACTGCAGGTGCTCGCCACCGACTCCGGCAGTGTGAGCGACATCGCGGGGTGGGCCGAGACGACGAACGGCGTCGAACTCCTCGACCAGGGAGAGGACGGCGACGTGTTCGAACACTACGTGCGCAAGACCGAGTGA
- a CDS encoding sulfite exporter TauE/SafE family protein has product MSLLLVATFVGFGLLIGTLFGFFGMGGSFLVTPALLVVGYPSTVAVGSGLAFVFGTSVIGALRHRDHGQVDYKLAAIMTAAMTLGIEGGKSVVFLLDASGMADLVINVAYVGLLAAVGLFTLHDAWSDDEGSDGGDLADRVQAIHVPPMVTLRGGVRVSGSIVFAIGLVIGVLSGFLGVGGGFLLMPAMMYGLGVPAAIAVGTDIFQITISGAFGAFTYAQSGAVALPVVGFLLLGSALGARIGAGATNLVDEADIKGYFAAMLLAGSAAVAANRLGTVYGIDLLNTLSTVLIFGAALLVSGAVVLAAVCQLRNDQSGTWCRLTTS; this is encoded by the coding sequence ATGAGTCTGCTGCTGGTCGCGACGTTCGTCGGCTTCGGGCTGCTCATCGGGACGCTGTTCGGATTCTTCGGGATGGGCGGCTCGTTCCTCGTGACACCGGCGTTGCTCGTCGTGGGCTACCCCTCGACGGTCGCCGTCGGGAGCGGCCTCGCGTTCGTCTTCGGGACGAGCGTCATCGGCGCGCTCCGCCACCGCGACCACGGGCAGGTCGACTACAAACTCGCGGCCATCATGACCGCGGCCATGACCCTCGGCATCGAAGGCGGGAAGAGCGTCGTCTTCCTCCTCGACGCGAGCGGGATGGCCGACCTCGTCATCAACGTCGCGTACGTCGGTCTGCTCGCTGCCGTCGGTCTGTTCACGCTCCACGACGCGTGGTCCGACGACGAGGGGTCGGACGGCGGCGACCTCGCCGACCGCGTCCAGGCCATCCACGTCCCACCGATGGTGACACTGCGCGGAGGCGTCCGCGTCTCGGGGAGTATCGTCTTCGCCATCGGTCTCGTCATCGGCGTCCTCTCGGGGTTCCTGGGCGTCGGTGGCGGCTTCCTCCTGATGCCGGCGATGATGTACGGCCTCGGTGTCCCGGCCGCAATCGCCGTCGGGACGGACATCTTCCAGATCACCATATCCGGCGCGTTCGGCGCGTTCACGTACGCGCAGTCCGGGGCGGTCGCGCTCCCCGTCGTCGGGTTCCTGCTCCTCGGGAGCGCGCTCGGGGCCCGAATCGGGGCGGGCGCGACGAACCTCGTCGACGAGGCTGACATCAAAGGGTACTTCGCCGCCATGCTCCTCGCCGGGAGCGCCGCCGTCGCCGCCAACAGGCTCGGAACGGTCTACGGTATCGACCTCCTCAACACGCTGAGTACGGTGCTCATCTTCGGGGCGGCGCTGCTGGTGAGCGGTGCGGTCGTCCTCGCCGCCGTCTGTCAGCTCCGGAACGACCAGAGCGGGACGTGGTGTCGGCTCACCACGTCGTAA
- a CDS encoding DUF7512 family protein — protein MSVIGVLSGSTGAVTTVGLVLGEALVLYVGYGVLDGLVRSRVLDAAGGE, from the coding sequence ATGTCCGTAATCGGAGTCTTGAGCGGGTCGACAGGTGCGGTAACGACGGTCGGTCTCGTCCTCGGGGAGGCGTTAGTGCTGTACGTGGGGTACGGCGTCCTCGACGGTCTCGTCAGGAGCAGGGTGCTCGACGCGGCCGGAGGTGAGTGA
- a CDS encoding DUF7260 family protein, translating into MHRHTLAPLSAAQQRVATERDQIRDELEAFESFAERVADIDVQQPQGGPSRSVQRTVVTNQQRTPLQRLRSAFRETVMAVPHFEEVYDEPLLVHVDGELGSDVAASFQNGGTFSEPLKRAIGSGVAQAVERRSTVLEHLDDEIDSLADALSELLAVTETMDELMAADGDVDGRLRDVEDRIRSVLLERQALIHGRRSTFSATGTDLCTYLYGESGGWTYPVLSVTASLQRDADALERRTGADQLSAP; encoded by the coding sequence ATGCATCGCCACACACTCGCGCCGCTCTCTGCGGCGCAACAGCGAGTCGCCACCGAGCGAGACCAGATCCGGGACGAACTGGAGGCGTTCGAGTCGTTCGCGGAGAGAGTCGCCGACATCGACGTCCAGCAGCCCCAGGGTGGACCATCACGGTCGGTCCAGCGGACCGTCGTGACGAACCAGCAGCGGACGCCGCTCCAGCGCCTTCGGTCGGCGTTCCGGGAGACGGTGATGGCGGTCCCACACTTCGAGGAGGTGTACGACGAACCGCTGCTCGTCCACGTGGACGGCGAACTCGGTAGCGACGTCGCGGCGAGTTTCCAGAACGGCGGGACGTTCTCGGAACCGCTCAAACGGGCGATCGGGAGCGGTGTCGCACAGGCCGTCGAACGCCGGAGTACCGTGCTCGAGCATCTGGACGACGAGATCGACTCGCTGGCTGACGCGCTGTCGGAGTTACTGGCCGTCACGGAGACGATGGACGAACTGATGGCGGCGGACGGTGACGTCGACGGTCGGTTGCGGGACGTCGAAGACCGGATTCGGTCGGTCCTTCTCGAACGGCAGGCGCTCATCCACGGCCGGCGGTCGACGTTCTCCGCGACCGGCACCGACCTCTGTACCTACCTCTACGGTGAGTCGGGCGGGTGGACGTACCCCGTGTTGTCCGTGACGGCCTCGCTCCAGCGGGACGCCGACGCCCTCGAACGGCGGACGGGAGCGGACCAGCTCTCCGCGCCGTGA
- a CDS encoding MBL fold metallo-hydrolase has protein sequence MDDGFPEPEAEVESIVPEALKQRIDDGRPVTILDVRAESEYEEWRIDGETAEVANVPYFELLDGVSEEQLERIPAGDPTVVVCAKGGSSEYVAGQLLEEGVDAANLERGMNGWAGIYEYRELDADTDATVAQYQRPSSGCMAYMVASDGEAAVVDPLRAFVDDYVQDARAMGVDITYAIDTHVHADHVSGVRELAAQTGAQVVLPEAAVDRGVEYDVDYETVGDGDTLTVGEVDVDVLHTPGHTSGMTSYLVDDAVLLSGDGLFTESVARPDLEGANDEEAHEAAAELHETLQSAVLPLGDHVHVAPAHFSDSATSRDDGTYATRLGDLKREMDALSMDRERFVEFILSDMPPRPANYEEIIGTNLGRRATDDEEAFELELGPNNCAASSDAMTSD, from the coding sequence ATGGACGACGGATTCCCCGAACCGGAGGCGGAGGTCGAGTCGATCGTCCCCGAGGCGCTCAAACAGCGCATCGACGACGGTCGACCGGTGACGATACTCGACGTACGTGCTGAGAGCGAGTACGAGGAGTGGCGCATCGACGGCGAGACCGCAGAGGTCGCCAACGTCCCGTACTTCGAACTGCTCGACGGTGTGAGCGAGGAGCAGCTCGAACGTATCCCGGCGGGCGACCCGACGGTCGTCGTCTGCGCGAAGGGCGGCTCCAGCGAGTACGTCGCTGGCCAGCTCCTCGAGGAAGGGGTCGACGCCGCCAACCTCGAACGCGGGATGAACGGCTGGGCAGGCATCTACGAGTACCGCGAACTCGACGCCGACACGGACGCGACCGTCGCACAGTACCAGCGCCCGTCCAGCGGGTGCATGGCCTACATGGTCGCCAGCGACGGGGAGGCCGCGGTCGTCGACCCGCTCCGGGCGTTCGTCGACGACTACGTCCAGGACGCACGCGCGATGGGTGTCGACATCACGTACGCCATCGACACGCACGTCCACGCCGACCACGTCAGCGGCGTCCGCGAACTCGCCGCCCAGACCGGCGCGCAGGTCGTCCTCCCCGAAGCGGCGGTCGACCGCGGCGTCGAGTACGACGTCGACTACGAGACGGTCGGCGACGGCGACACGCTCACCGTCGGCGAGGTCGACGTCGACGTCCTCCACACGCCCGGCCACACCTCGGGCATGACGTCCTACCTCGTCGACGACGCCGTCCTCCTCAGCGGGGACGGACTGTTCACCGAGAGCGTCGCTCGGCCGGACCTCGAAGGGGCGAACGACGAGGAAGCCCACGAGGCCGCCGCCGAGCTCCACGAGACGCTCCAGTCGGCGGTGCTGCCGCTCGGCGACCACGTCCACGTCGCGCCCGCCCACTTCAGCGACTCGGCGACGTCGCGCGACGACGGGACCTACGCCACCCGCCTCGGCGACCTGAAACGCGAGATGGACGCCCTGTCGATGGACCGCGAGCGGTTCGTCGAGTTCATCCTCTCGGACATGCCGCCGCGCCCGGCGAACTACGAGGAGATCATCGGCACGAACCTCGGCCGGCGGGCGACCGACGACGAGGAGGCGTTCGAACTCGAACTCGGCCCGAACAACTGCGCCGCCAGCAGCGACGCGATGACGAGCGACTGA
- a CDS encoding MFS transporter: MSYAQGIRRNWTQFSLQLLTVFAVGLTIGAERNVVPVLGRDVLGVESVFVVGAFVMSFGFVKALLNLYGGKWSESYGRKPVLVAGWVVALPIPVILVLAPNWWWVTVGNVLLGVNQGLAWSMSVNAKIDLAGSDARGFAVGLDEAFGYGGVAVGSWVTGVIAARYGLRPEPFYFLAGVVLLGLLVAVLFVDETLPYARAEADEETTDEDADLPFREVLKRATYGDRTLLAASQAGSVEKFVDALVWIAYPLYLTTAGLSVAQVGVVVGVYGGVWGLLQLYTGRLADRIGRRPPVVAGMFVAGAGVLLTAVVDGYWLWTGAAAVTGVGMALLYPNLITVVGDAAHPSWRATGLGVYRMWRDAGYGFGAVLIGVTADLLSTAAAFYVVAAAMFLSGAVTLLWMRETHPDREASSPTATDPAGPTDTD; the protein is encoded by the coding sequence ATGTCGTACGCACAGGGAATCAGGCGCAACTGGACGCAGTTCTCGCTCCAGTTGCTGACGGTCTTCGCGGTCGGACTCACCATCGGAGCGGAACGGAACGTCGTGCCCGTCCTCGGTCGAGACGTGCTCGGCGTCGAGTCCGTGTTCGTCGTCGGGGCGTTCGTGATGAGCTTCGGGTTCGTGAAGGCCCTGCTCAACCTCTACGGTGGGAAGTGGTCCGAGTCCTACGGCCGGAAACCGGTACTCGTGGCCGGCTGGGTCGTCGCCCTCCCGATTCCGGTCATCCTCGTCCTCGCGCCGAACTGGTGGTGGGTCACCGTCGGGAACGTCCTCCTGGGCGTCAACCAGGGGCTCGCCTGGAGCATGAGCGTGAACGCGAAGATCGACCTCGCGGGGAGCGACGCCCGCGGCTTCGCCGTCGGTCTGGACGAAGCGTTCGGCTACGGCGGCGTCGCCGTCGGGTCGTGGGTCACCGGCGTCATCGCGGCCCGCTACGGTTTGCGCCCCGAACCGTTCTACTTCCTGGCTGGGGTCGTCCTGCTCGGCCTCCTCGTCGCGGTCCTGTTCGTCGACGAGACGCTCCCGTACGCGCGAGCGGAAGCCGACGAGGAGACGACTGACGAGGACGCCGATCTGCCGTTCCGCGAGGTCCTGAAGCGGGCGACCTACGGGGACAGGACGCTGCTCGCGGCGTCGCAGGCGGGGAGCGTCGAGAAGTTCGTCGACGCGCTCGTCTGGATAGCGTACCCGCTGTACCTGACGACGGCCGGGCTCTCCGTCGCGCAGGTCGGCGTGGTCGTCGGCGTCTACGGCGGCGTCTGGGGCCTCCTCCAGCTGTACACGGGTCGGCTCGCCGACCGAATCGGGCGTCGCCCGCCGGTGGTCGCCGGGATGTTCGTCGCCGGTGCGGGCGTCTTGCTCACGGCCGTCGTCGACGGCTACTGGCTCTGGACCGGCGCGGCGGCCGTGACCGGCGTCGGGATGGCGCTCCTCTACCCGAACCTCATCACGGTCGTCGGCGACGCTGCCCACCCGTCGTGGCGGGCGACGGGTCTCGGCGTGTACCGGATGTGGCGCGACGCCGGCTACGGGTTCGGTGCAGTCCTCATCGGCGTGACCGCCGACCTGCTGTCGACGGCTGCCGCCTTCTACGTCGTCGCCGCGGCGATGTTCCTCTCGGGAGCGGTCACGCTCCTCTGGATGCGCGAGACCCACCCCGACCGCGAGGCGAGTAGTCCGACCGCGACCGACCCCGCGGGCCCGACCGACACCGACTGA
- a CDS encoding helix-turn-helix domain-containing protein — translation MADSMNEMLRKDMACEGLLECFHDLKALDREIFQLLSERREPLTVDEIAERVDRERSTAYRGIQRLLQAGFIQKEQVNYDHGGYYHVYRLRDADEVAREMQRTLNDWYAKMGQLIGEFEEKYGEDLHSPAPAES, via the coding sequence ATGGCCGACTCGATGAACGAGATGCTCCGGAAGGACATGGCGTGTGAGGGCCTGCTGGAGTGTTTCCACGACCTCAAGGCCCTCGACAGGGAGATTTTCCAGCTGCTCAGCGAGCGACGGGAGCCGCTCACCGTCGACGAGATCGCCGAACGGGTCGACCGAGAGCGGTCGACTGCCTACCGTGGTATCCAGCGGCTCCTCCAAGCTGGCTTCATCCAGAAAGAGCAGGTGAACTACGACCACGGCGGCTACTACCACGTCTACCGGCTGCGTGACGCCGACGAGGTCGCCCGCGAGATGCAGCGGACGCTCAACGACTGGTACGCGAAGATGGGACAGCTCATCGGCGAGTTCGAGGAGAAGTACGGCGAGGACCTCCACTCGCCCGCTCCTGCCGAGAGCTGA
- a CDS encoding class I SAM-dependent methyltransferase, which yields MDPEENHRGWAERSGEFSPAYYAHIGPNEVSETLSNVFDYYVDENAAVLEVGCSSGRHLAHLLDEGFENLTGIDLNDESFDVMADHYPRLAETGTFHTGAIESLVPEFPDDTFDVVYSVETLQHVHPDDDWVFEELLRVTGDLLITAENEGNSPQRGRDGREVSCVNDEFPLYHRDWKHVFTERGAAQLLCEPTNRDTIRVFRVP from the coding sequence ATGGACCCGGAGGAGAACCATCGTGGGTGGGCCGAACGTTCGGGAGAGTTCTCTCCCGCGTACTACGCCCACATCGGGCCGAACGAGGTGAGCGAGACGCTGTCGAACGTGTTCGACTACTACGTCGACGAAAACGCGGCGGTCCTCGAAGTGGGCTGTAGTTCCGGGCGGCACCTCGCGCACCTCCTGGACGAGGGGTTCGAGAACCTCACCGGCATCGACCTCAACGACGAGTCGTTCGACGTGATGGCCGACCACTACCCCCGACTGGCCGAGACCGGGACGTTCCACACCGGGGCCATCGAGAGTCTCGTACCTGAGTTCCCCGACGACACGTTCGACGTCGTCTACTCCGTCGAGACGCTCCAGCACGTCCACCCGGACGACGACTGGGTGTTCGAGGAGCTGCTTCGGGTCACCGGCGACCTGCTGATAACGGCCGAGAACGAAGGGAACAGCCCACAGCGCGGCCGCGACGGACGAGAGGTCAGTTGCGTCAACGACGAGTTCCCGCTGTACCACCGCGACTGGAAGCACGTCTTCACCGAACGCGGGGCCGCGCAACTCCTCTGTGAGCCGACCAACCGCGACACCATCCGCGTGTTCCGCGTCCCCTGA
- a CDS encoding YeeE/YedE family protein: protein MTTPTLPLVAFAELFPRGIVQYAAGGLLIGLGVATIYLGTGIIAGASTFLESTLSYVSAVPRFNRAKYLASRDWRVVFTLGIVGGAAVYALAFGEFGWTTAVQPWRLLGGGFLVGVGTRLGKGCTSGHGVCGVGSLSETSLVNVATFMAFAIGTAQVVAALGVSP from the coding sequence ATGACCACACCCACACTCCCACTGGTCGCGTTCGCGGAACTCTTCCCGCGCGGTATCGTCCAGTACGCCGCTGGCGGCCTCCTCATCGGGCTGGGCGTCGCGACGATCTACCTCGGGACGGGCATCATCGCGGGCGCGAGCACGTTCCTCGAGTCGACGCTGTCGTACGTCTCGGCCGTCCCCCGGTTCAACCGGGCGAAGTACCTGGCCTCGCGCGACTGGCGCGTCGTGTTCACGCTCGGTATCGTCGGCGGCGCGGCGGTGTACGCTCTCGCCTTCGGCGAGTTCGGCTGGACCACCGCCGTCCAGCCGTGGCGACTGCTCGGTGGCGGGTTCCTCGTCGGCGTCGGGACGCGCCTCGGGAAGGGCTGTACCTCCGGACACGGGGTCTGTGGGGTCGGCTCGCTCTCCGAGACCTCGCTGGTGAACGTCGCGACGTTCATGGCCTTCGCCATCGGGACGGCCCAGGTCGTCGCCGCCCTGGGGGTGTCGCCGTGA
- a CDS encoding YeeE/YedE family protein has translation MSTATDQDRGLGVTLLILLGGLVFGFGLALSGMAKPEIVLDFLQFDDLGLLFVMGGAAVVSGVVFLVATRFLDRAPLTGRAYTRRLKSMNRNVLAGGAIFGVGWGVSGICPGAAYASVGIGNLPILWAVLGMFLGAYAQGYVRSYRADDADSSDTVPTD, from the coding sequence GTGAGCACCGCGACAGACCAGGACCGCGGCCTCGGGGTCACCCTCCTGATACTGCTCGGTGGCCTGGTGTTCGGGTTCGGTCTCGCGCTCAGCGGGATGGCGAAGCCCGAAATCGTGCTGGACTTCCTCCAGTTCGACGACCTCGGCCTGCTGTTCGTGATGGGCGGGGCCGCAGTGGTCTCCGGGGTGGTGTTCCTCGTCGCCACGCGCTTCCTCGACCGCGCACCCCTCACCGGACGGGCGTACACCCGCCGGCTGAAGTCGATGAACCGCAACGTCCTCGCCGGCGGTGCTATCTTCGGCGTCGGGTGGGGCGTCTCGGGCATCTGTCCCGGTGCCGCGTACGCGAGCGTCGGTATCGGGAACCTCCCCATCCTGTGGGCGGTCCTCGGGATGTTCCTCGGTGCGTACGCGCAGGGGTACGTCCGTTCGTACCGCGCCGACGACGCCGACAGCTCGGACACCGTCCCCACCGACTGA